The following proteins are co-located in the Bathymodiolus thermophilus thioautotrophic gill symbiont genome:
- a CDS encoding DUF1566 domain-containing protein, whose translation MNLIVINKNLSRILLLTASLITTTVHANSNLTYSNLAYGEYATQSSNGYPFAYFAKNAVNGNTAGSWKTNGITHTKKEKGAWWMVDLGSQQVINQINIFNRTACCMERINNYRVSISSKRNFNEHTYQQDFHTVPHPKKTIKLGEKGKIGRYVKIQLLNKNFLSLSEVQVLGPFKPKAVAGNGQIKVSWNTFSPAKSYNIYYAQQSFKSLDGHIVNYSTLKDGTFIPNAKVQKCSNSPKCKNGNNYDYTIKGLSNNVQYYVVVTPVDSQGVEGHVSKQVKVTPRAGLGVLNDTGITFGGYEPDLTKKNRGKKGNDIDCTSNIKSKQDCHQGRDATHNNDSDGHAGFSFTKISNTGAPLAATATNWSCVKDEVTGLVWERKIPKVFDLHNEWDLYYWHNTDEENYGGKANTMFCHESSAKKVLDMFGLPGLLEVKGVCKKSTQSFVNKINKIGLCGKKDWRLPTIEELRSIVDYSSSPSIDQTYFPRTPASFFWSSSPDVGQSPSLGKFTSNPWGISFSDGHGMRRDANKGGKIRLVRFGE comes from the coding sequence ATGAACTTAATAGTTATCAACAAAAATCTTAGTCGTATTTTACTACTAACAGCATCCCTCATTACTACCACAGTTCATGCTAACAGTAATTTAACCTATAGTAATTTAGCCTATGGCGAATATGCTACTCAATCCAGCAACGGGTATCCTTTTGCCTACTTTGCTAAAAATGCAGTTAATGGCAACACCGCAGGATCTTGGAAAACCAATGGTATTACCCACACTAAAAAAGAAAAAGGCGCTTGGTGGATGGTTGATTTGGGCAGTCAGCAAGTTATCAACCAAATCAATATATTTAACCGTACTGCATGTTGTATGGAGAGAATAAATAACTATAGAGTCAGCATCTCTTCTAAAAGAAACTTTAATGAGCACACTTATCAACAAGACTTTCATACTGTGCCTCATCCCAAAAAGACTATTAAATTAGGTGAAAAAGGCAAGATAGGTCGCTATGTTAAAATACAGTTACTTAATAAGAATTTCCTATCTCTATCCGAAGTTCAGGTGTTAGGCCCTTTTAAACCGAAGGCAGTGGCAGGTAATGGGCAAATCAAAGTATCTTGGAATACATTTTCTCCTGCGAAATCTTACAATATATATTATGCACAACAAAGTTTTAAATCTTTAGATGGTCATATTGTTAACTACTCAACTTTAAAGGATGGCACATTCATTCCAAATGCCAAAGTACAAAAATGCTCCAATTCTCCCAAGTGTAAGAATGGTAACAATTATGATTATACGATTAAAGGTTTGTCTAATAATGTACAATACTATGTTGTTGTAACCCCTGTTGATTCTCAAGGTGTAGAGGGTCATGTGAGTAAGCAAGTAAAAGTCACACCTCGAGCTGGACTTGGCGTGCTTAACGACACAGGTATTACTTTTGGAGGATATGAGCCAGATCTTACGAAGAAAAATCGTGGCAAAAAAGGTAATGATATTGACTGCACTAGCAACATAAAAAGCAAGCAAGATTGTCATCAAGGGCGTGATGCAACGCATAATAATGACAGTGATGGGCATGCGGGATTTAGTTTCACCAAAATCAGCAATACAGGTGCACCACTCGCAGCTACTGCAACAAATTGGTCTTGTGTTAAAGATGAGGTAACTGGACTTGTATGGGAAAGAAAAATCCCCAAAGTTTTTGATTTACATAATGAGTGGGATCTCTACTATTGGCATAATACAGATGAAGAAAATTATGGTGGCAAGGCGAATACTATGTTTTGTCATGAAAGCAGCGCTAAAAAAGTTCTGGACATGTTCGGACTGCCTGGTCTTTTAGAGGTAAAAGGCGTTTGTAAAAAGAGCACCCAGTCATTTGTAAACAAGATAAATAAGATAGGTTTATGTGGCAAAAAGGATTGGCGATTGCCAACGATTGAAGAGCTTAGGAGTATCGTTGATTATTCTAGTTCCCCTAGTATAGATCAGACTTATTTCCCCCGTACACCTGCTAGTTTTTTCTGGTCGTCCTCACCTGATGTTGGTCAATCACCTAGCCTTGGTAAATTCACAAGTAACCCATGGGGAATATCTTTCTCTGACGGTCATGGTATGCGTAGAGATGCCAACAAAGGTGGCAAGATACGCTTAGTGCGTTTCGGGGAATAG